From Pyrenophora tritici-repentis strain M4 chromosome 1, whole genome shotgun sequence, the proteins below share one genomic window:
- a CDS encoding AmtB, Ammonia permease, which translates to MSHSWIGAPAQFNGTDSVTGGDSVTENLNQWYQSGDQAYILVASAMVLVMVPGLAFLYSGLARRKSALSLIWACMFSASVITFQWYFWGYSLAFGPSTNGFIGNLDKFGLKGVLAMPSQGSPLIPELLYSFYQLQFCSVTGAIVVGAVAERGRLIPMMIFIWLWATIVYCPVAYWAWNANGWFFKWGGMDYAGGGPVEIVSGCSALAYSMILGRRQEKMMLNFRPHNVSLITLGTVFLWFGWLGFNGGSAFGANLRAVMACWNSNLTAMFAGMTWVILDWRLARKWSMVGWCSGVISGLVAATPASGFIPLWASVVLGITTGIVSNFATKIKFWIRIDDSLDVFAEHGIAGMVGLFFNGLFGADYIIGLDGVNNGLTAGAITGEGAAVYKQIAYICACTAYSFVVSALLAFVIDKIPGLQLRASEEAELLGMDDDQLGEFAYDYVEVRRDYLAWTPAKGEPIDGEHSVPQGDRHGIPQHSQMLEGKAPSENSSNEHTGIGGDRHAMAMGAEHQNEKQVHT; encoded by the exons ATGTCGCACTCATGGATCGGCGCGCCCGCCCAATTCAACGGCACTGATAGCGTCACTGGTGGTGATTCTG TCACCGAAAACCTCAACCAATGGTACCAATCGGGCGACCAGGCCTACATCCTCGTGGCTTCGGCCATGGTGCTGGTCATGGTACCGGGCCTAGCCTTTCTCTATTCAGGTCTTGCTCGCAGAAAGTCTGCCCTCTCCCTCATCTGGGCTTGCATGTTCTCTGCCTCCGTCATTACTTTCCAATGGTATTTCTGGGGATACTCCCTTGCTTTTGGTCCCTCTACAAATGGCTTCATCGGCAACCTCGACAAGTTTGGCCTCAAGGGTGTGTTGGCTATGCCCAGCCAAGGAAGTCCTCTGATTCCTGAGCTGCTATACTCCTTCTACCAG CTACAATTCTGTTCCGTCACTGGAGCCATTGTCGTCGGTGCCGTAGCCGAGCGCGGTCGTTTAATTCCCATGATGATTTTCATCTGGCTCTGGGCCACAATTGTATACTGCCCTGTCGCATACTGGGCCTGGAACGCAAACGGATGGTTCTTCAAGTGGGGTGGAATGGACTACGCTGGTGGCGGTCCCGTCGAAATCGTCTCCGGTTGCTCAGCTTTGGCCTACTCCATGATTCTCGGACGTCGCCAGGAGAAGATGATGCTCAACTTCCGCCCACACAACGTATCTTTGATCACCTTGGGAACCGTCTTCCTGTGGTTCGGCTGGCTGGGCTTCAACGGTGGTTCCGCTTTCGGTGCCAACCTCCGTGCCGTCATGGCCTGCTGGAACAGCAACCTTACCGCCATGTTCGCCGGTATGACTTGGGTCATTCTTGATTGGCGTCTTGCTCGCAAGTGGTCAATGGTCGGTTGGTGCTCAGGTGTCATCTCCGGACTTGTCGCCGCTACTCCCGCTTCCGGTTTCATTCCACTTTGGGCCAGCGTTGTCCTCGGTATCACTACGGGTATCGTTTCTAACTTTGCCACTAAGA TCAAGTTCTGGATCAGGATCGACGATTCCCTCGATGTCTTCGCTGAGCACGGTATCGCCGGAATGGTCGGCCTCTTCTTCAATGGTCTCTTCGGTGCCGACTATATCATCGGTCTGGACGGTGTCAACAATGGACTTACAGCTGGTGCCATCACAGGCGAGGGAGCCGCAGTCTACAAGCAGATTGCTTACATCTGCGCCTGCACTGCCTACTCCTTCGTTGTCAGCGCCCTCCTCGCTTTCGTCATCGACAAGATCCCTGGTCTCCAGTTGCGCGCATCTGAGGAGGCTGAACTCCTCGGTATGGACGATGACCAGCTTGGCGAGTTCGCATACGATTACGTTGAGGTTCGTCGTGATTACCTTGCCTGGACACCCGCCAAGGGCGAGCCCATTGACGGAGAACACTCCGTACCCCAAGGCGACCGCCACGGCATCCCACAACACAGCCAAATGCTCGAGGGCAAGGCACCTTCAGAAAACTCCAGCAACGAGCACACTGGTATTGGAGGCGATAGGCACGCCATGGCCATGGGTGCTGAGCACCAAAACGAGAAGCAGGTGCATACCTAA
- a CDS encoding ACF2, glycosyl hydrolase, translated as MAKLATLLLASAPLLVSVRGLPAGGANAVAARAITLSSLPVTTSYSTAIESLQTATVTDEPSVTGSFLTGLPSGGFTKNPVSGPGTTTATVPLAPNETPLDPGPTAPLVDAASPNIFQAIAAGAPPPSIPSRNDHPVQKQHIADGNVPIETNKFYANWFLGTQGCPVWTNPYSLTWAKGTGGSYGMAITHTERNQFSYWPDATNTKYFISPLGIHHIVLSAAELQQDTTLTLERLTGFSTYANLRPNSNADTRILVSFPVVQGMGMTTALYDKAKPVITSTVFFRSLDYAGMVNQVTHKYQIVLNDNSNWLLYATAIGSVGTPPFTLVNSNIITGPADFVGRIQVSKNPVGASAEAAFDSSAGAYAISATISGSASGSIGSYTLSWTKGGVTDRPLLMYALPHHVESFDSQTKAALTEISLVTTTKGVARAIVADHMTMVESDLPDTIGFGPWIKNPNNAPGGYENINLNANAMNLINQVGISELSQNMIPQTSLNSMYYSGKGLAKFATIIYTLNTITKNSQYAAAGLDRLKDAFNVFVNNTQPEPLVYDQVWKGIVSGASYKTPIDTGLDFGNTLYNDHHFHYGYFVYAAAIIGHLDPTWLNQGINKAWVNALVRDFANPVTDDYFPFQRSFDWYHGHSWAKGLFESGDGKDQESTSEDTFATFGMKMWGRTIGDANMEARGNIQLAVQARSIHNYFLMESDNKNQPAGFIHNKATGILFENKIDHTTYFGSNPEYIEGIHMIPLNPSSAYTRRKQFVQEEWDVYFSNGRAEQVTGGWRGILKANQALIDAQSAYNFFANPGFNEVLDGGASRTWYLAYTAAQLGVGSPGALTDFDSNSSSTHTVQSATPVSSGMLTMTSTSAAPEQTSVAALDMSWALQDKNVEERSSGSE; from the exons ATGGCGAAGCTGGCAACACTTCTCTTGGCTTCCGCCCCTCTCTTAGTCTCCGTTCGTGGTCTCCCTGCCGGTGGTGCGAATGCGGTTGCGGCTCGTGCGATAACTTTGTCTTCGCTCCCGGTTACCACAAGCTACAGCACTGCGATTGAATCGCTGCAAACCGCCACTGTTACTGATGAACCGTCTGTTACTGGG AGCTTCTTGACAGGTCTTCCCTCGGGTGGCTTCACAAAAAACCCAGTCAGTGGCCCAGGTACCACAACTGCCACAGTACCACTGGCCCCGAATGAGACACCTCTCGACCCAGGCCCTACAGCGCCACTCGTGGATGCGGCTTCGCCGAACATCTTCCAGGCAATCGCCGCAGGCGCGCCTCCACCATCCATTCCTTCCCGGAATGACCACCCCGTCCAGAAACAACACATCGCCGACGGCAATGTGCCAATTGAGACGAACAAGTTTTACGCTAACTGGTTCCTCGGTACACAAGGATGCCCAGTATGGACAAACCCTTACTCATTGACTTGGGCTAAGGGCActggtggctcttatg GTATGGCAATTACGCACACAGAGCGAAACCAGTTCTCTTACTGGCCTGATGCAACCAACACGAAATACTTCATTTCGCCCCTTGGTATTCACCACATTGTGCTTTCCGCTGCGGAGCTTCAGCAAGACACAACCCTTACGCTTGAGCGCTTGACAGGCTTCTCTACCTACGCGAACCTTCGACCAAATAGCAATGCTGACACCCGTATCCTGGTGTCTTTCCCCGTCGTTCAAGGCATGGGTATGACCACCGCTCTCTACGACAAGGCCAAGCCAGTCATCACAAGCACTGTCTTTTTCCGCTCCCTCGACTATGCTGGAATGGTCAACCAAGTCACGCACAAGTATCAAATTGTTCTTAACGACAACAGTAACTGGCTTCTCTACGCCACGGCTATTGGCTCTGTGGGTACACCTCCATTCACACTGGTCAACAGCAACATCATCACTGGCCCCGCAGACTTTGTGGGTAGAATCCAAGTCAGCAAGAACCCAGTGGGTGCCTCGGCAGAAGCGGCATTTGATTCCAGCGCCGGCGCCTACGCAATCAGTGCGACCATCTCTGGATCTGCCAGTGGGTCAATTGGAAGTTACACTCTCAGCTGGACCAAGGGTGGCGTCACAGACCGACCCCTGCTCATGTACGCGCTACCGCATCACGTGGAATCGTTCGATTCCCAGACAAAAGCAGCCTTGACTGAGATCTCGCTTGTCACTACGACAAAGGGTGTTGCACGAGCTATCGTCGCCGACCACATGACCATGGTTGAGTCCGACCTCCCTGACACGATTGGATTTGGGCCTTGGATCAAGAACCCCAACAACGCCCCTGGTGGCTACGAGAACATCAACCTGAACGCCAATGCTATGAACCTGATCAACCAAGTCGGTATCTCTGAACTCAGCCAGAACATGATCCCCCAGACTTCGCTCAACAGCATGTACTACTCTGGTAAGGGGTTGGCAAAGTTTGCTACCATCATCTACACGTTGAACACCATCACGAAGAACAGCCAGTACGCGGCGGCCGGACTTGATAGACTCAAGGACGCCTTCAACGTCTTCGTCAACAACACTCAGCCCGAGCCTTTGGTCTACGATCAAGTGTGGAAGGGTATCGTGTCAGGCGCCAGTTACAAGACGCCCATTGATACCGGCCTCGACTTTGGTAACACGCTATACAACGACCATCACTTCCATTACGGATACTTTGTGTATGCTGCCGCCATCATTGGACACCTCGATCCTACCTGGCTCAACCAAGGTATCAACAAGGCGTGGGTCAACGCTCTGGTACGCGACTTTGCGAACCCCGTAACCGACGACTACTTCCCCTTCCAACGATCGTTTGACTGGTACCACGGCCACTCATGGGCTAAGGGCCTATTCGAGTCTGGCGATGGCAAGGACCAGGAATCGACGTCTGAAGACACCTTTGCAACCTTTGGTATGAAGATGTGGGGCCGCACCATCGGGGACGCCAACATGGAGGCTCGCGGTAACATTCAGCTAGCCGTGCAAGCGCGCAGTATCCACAACTACTTCCTTATGGAGAGCGACAACAAGAACCAGCCGGCAGGCTTCATCCACAACAAGGCTACTGGTATCCTGTTTGAGAATAAGATTGACCACACAACCTACTTTGGTAGCAACCCCGAGTACATCGAGGGCATCCACATGATCCCGCTCAACCCCTCGTCTGCATACACGCGCCGCAAGCAGTTCGTCCAGGAAGAGTGGGACGTCTACTTTAGTAACGGGCGGGCCGAGCAGGTGACAGGAGGCTGGAGGGGCATCCTCAAGGCGAACCAAGCCCTCATTGACGCGCAATCAGCCTACAACTTCTTCGCTAACCCAGGCTTCAATGAGGTGCTTGATGGTGGGGCCAGTCGCACGTGGTATCTTGCTTACACGGCGGCGCAGCTGGGTGTCGGCTCGCCTGGTGCGCTTACAGACTTTGATTCAAACTCGTCGAGCACGCATACCGTTCAGTCGGCCACTCCCGTGTCTTCTGGCATGCTCACCATGACTTCGACGTCAGCGGCACCCGAGCAGACTAGCGTAGCGGCTCTGGACATGAGCTGGGCGCTGCAAGATAAGAACGTTGAGGAGAGGAGCTCGGGTAGCGAGTAG
- a CDS encoding TRP domain containing protein: MRPHTTYSAMLAPFILLASGPLAVLAGDVLQTNGFSSCLSGPSDITVNRLNIKFDRSIKKVTFDVSGTNEKEQKVMATLTVNAYGREIYTKTFNPCEGENKVDQLCPVPSGTFGAQGEQTIPDSIMSQIPSIAFSIPDIDSQAKMQLTAIDGGADLACITSQVSNGQSLSTSGVHYVAAGIAAGALIVTGMASFASAGHAGAAQSSPTFADVICWFQSMALNGMMSADVPMVYRSFSQNFAFSHGLIYLEGMQTSIDSFRAATGGNLTQSSVQFLKNATIVHVNQNMTTTTKRSLDSMLWIRDELKTDLDGNGTTDNSGDNKIMVYAKDMQGYIQEYSIPDRNAFMTVLLVFAIIIAAVTVGILLFKVILETWALFGSFPKRLTSFRKRYWWTLAKTITNLILLLYGIWVLYCVYQFKNGDSWAVKALAGVTLAAFTGVIAFFTWKIWSIANKFKKMEGKPDILYDDKEVWRKYSIFYENYKKSYWWIFVPTIIFTFARGCVIAGANGHGLAQAAGQLIVESLMLIMLLWARPYSLKSSTWINITISVIRVLSVVCILVFVEELGMSQTTKTVTGLVLVVVQASLTGILGILIAVNAIIICCKENPHRKKRKEAEKARDLDNLTPLDARNSLLMDPQEYKSASLPSPFGPRTAGYDRVPLAEQNTAYNGPGGRNFGDDQGHLLADASTFGRSNPHERSRSRDSSPGPYPADVEVGYHQPPGYVSNAPWQPAPQGGNRY; this comes from the exons ATGCGTCCTCACACGACATATTCAGCCATGCTCGCTCCCTTTATATTATTGGCCTCGGGCCCCCTGGCCGTTCTGGCCGGCGATGTTCTCCAGACCAACGGCTTCAGCTCTTGCCTGAGCGGCCCCTCGGATATCACAGTAAACAGGCTCAACATCAAGTTCGACCGTTCGATCAAGAAAGTCACGTTTGATGTCTCCGGCACAAACGAGAAGGAGCAAAAGGTCATGGCCACGCTCACTGTAAACGCGTACGGCAGGGAGATTTACACAAAGACCTTCAACCCTTGCGAAGGAGAAAACAAGGTCGACCAGCTATGTCCAG TTCCTTCTGGTACTTTTGGTGCACAGGGCGAGCAGACTATTCCCGATAGCATCATGTCGCAAATCCCCTCGATTGCCTTCAGCATACCCGACATCGACAGTCAGGCCAAGATGCAGCTGACGGCCATAGATGGAGGTGCCGATCTTGCTTGTATTACGTCACAGGTCAGCAACGGACAGTCGCTCTCCACCAGCGGTGTACACTATGTCGCTGCTGGAATTGCAGCTGGTGCTTTGATAGTCACGGGTATGGCTTCGTTCGCATCTGCAGGACACGCGGGTGCGGCCCAGTCGAGCCCCACCTTTGCCGACGTCATCTGTTGGTTCCAGTCAATGGCCCTGAACGGCATGATGAGCGCCGATGTTCCCATGGTTTACCGGAGTTTTTCCCAGAACTTCGCTTTCAGTCATGGCCTCATCTATTTGGAGGGTATGCAGACATCCATCGACAGCTTCCGCGCAGCCACTGGTGGCAACCTCACTCAAAGCAGTGTTCAGTTCCTCAAGAATGCTACCATTGTCCACGTCAACCAGAACATGACCACCACCACTAAGCGCAGTCTCGACTCTATGCTATGGATCCGCGACGAACTCAAGACCGACCTCGACGGCAATGGTACCACCGATAATTCTGGTGATAACAAAATAATGGTCTACGCGAAAGACATGCAGGGATACATCCAGGAGTACTCAATTCCTGACCGCAACGCTTTCATGACAGTTCTGCTCGTTTTCGCCATCATCATCGCTGCCGTCACCGTCGGAATTCTTTTGTTCAAGGTCATCCTTGAAACCTGGGCACTGTTTGGTAGCTTCCCGAAGCGCTTGACCAGTTTCCGTAAGCGTTACTGGTGGACTCTGGCAAAGACCATTACCAACTTGATTCTCCTACTTTACGGCATCTGGGTTCTCTACTGTGTCTACCAGTTCAAGAACGGAGACTCATGGGCTGTCAAAGCCCTCGCTGGTGTTACTTTGGCTGCCTTTACTGGAGTCATTGCCTTCTTCACCTGGAAGATCTGGAGCATTGCGaacaagttcaagaagatGGAGGGAAAGCCTGATATCCTCTACGACGACAAGGAAGTCTGGCGCAAGTACAGCATCTTCTACGAAAACTACAAGAAGAGCTACTGGTGGATCTTTGTACCGACCATCATCTTCACCTTTGCTCGCGGTTGCGTCATTGCAGGAGCTAACGGCCACGGTCTTGCCCAGGCCGCCGGTCAACTCATTGTCGAATCCCTCATGCTCATCATGCTTTTGTGGGCTCGTCCATACTCTCTCAAGTCTAGCACCTGGATTAACATCACCATCTCGGTCATTCGCGTGCTCTCGGTTGTCTGTATCTTGGTTTTTGTCGAAGAGCTAGGCATGAGTCAGACAACCAAGACCGTCACTGGTCTTGTCCTTGTCGTTGTGCAAGCTTCGCTGACCGGTATCTTGGGTATACTCATTGCTGTCAACGCAATCATCATCTGCTGCAAGGAGAACCCTCACCGCAAGAAGAGAAAGGAGGCTG AAAAAGCCCGTGACCTCGACAACCTCACTCCTCTCGACGCACGCAACTCCCTCCTCATGGACCCTCAAGAGTACAAGAGTGCCTCCTTGCCTTCACCGTTTGGCCCTCGCACAGCCGGCTACGATCGAGTTCCTCTTGCCGAACAAAATACGGCATACAACGGTCCTGGTGGTCGCAACTTTGGCGATGATCAGGGCCACTTATTAGCCGATGCGTCCACCTTTGGTCGCTCGAACCCGCACGAGCGAAGCAGAAGCCGTGACAGCAGTCCAGGCCCATACCCAGCCGATGTAGAAGTCGGTTACCACCAACCACCGGGATACGTCTCCAACGCTCCATGGCAACCTGCGCCACAGGGCGGAAACAGATACTAG
- a CDS encoding MIT multi-domain protein, with amino-acid sequence MNPQSDLLPPHAHGRKSSRSGSISSSSVVTVKRSASLSLAAPDAHLPDPSTKPHPRATPPPAQARRRSSAANGAAEGIGAERDHQASGTLSTTNGNVNRWSQSTAGSTQPRQWSCTAPRLAPPAPPLGRRPLLARPRVPPRARPRSPVYDSSSSSSLQAVTAAPAPRKPSLGPVLLPSSVYDPNTPTSASTTNSPSASSLFTPTLITGYQQRDYFNSKPAPVPQPQTQRPPSRTHVDKVLGKSPLGSPGPHDADARYEVTPGSARPSTVRPPSVAAAATRDSAQKPPPTVGHRQIASRDHSRTQSREQFRSASRTQARSPTREHLRTESNASARLEDGYQGTPPRTRERREKDKKTMLSRALQKANTAVLLDNAQNFEGAMEAYEDACKLLQQVMIRSSQEEDRRKLDAIRVTYTNRIEELRRLDPSYTNNSGKSLPARPMSGESLDEHRSMLMLDDDEPAVIHTASVSRIVNDPSVYDNPEPEKRAPSQQSLQSQQLPFRKGLESPRESVISTAIRDVQRGLQTPQFNLQPPPGRLAPSASSARSSAAESAMDRMYMPPPLSPNRSKSPLLTSKSDHESNEPSRLLQPEQAAQGTHRRVQSNESTSWLDTIDESGGSSCSSSVHSLSPEGVRRKHLRNPSGGTEAEFDAALDAAVEAAYDDGYEPYDDDLSTPGDLIATKLRNVELAKERVREAEREEAILAARYRYKETQLRNDALPHVRESAEMRFNDEADEEERLLDEMTREYMLDGFDFDLQTKSSLPRQSDSSGFSGSTYNSSVSSHRTTGGTSLSTVAEVIHPPSKQPPVHSPPAIPAPLGALPALPPVPETQAAQTIDTAEITPRPTTATKDSASVRSRRLSGQNAKQLKIETSVQPVPPAPHTEKPPVPPKEVPTDLPPQPKSAAASFNTTKPILPALSQVSQQAGLSAPSPQPTLYSPAETIATVSPATPALSYAASNDPGLVPGSPKTGKTSALGIRKNKSSLSLKQRNLSISSPDGSDVSIGTPLSTTFSITGRKPSNAGLPLPTPSLPTFNVDGLPSGGMHLFESDIHSPFSPGSPSPAITNAPIPLEPCPDSYLLRPFWLMRCFYQTIAHPRGGYLSTKLFIPRDVWRVKGVKLKNVEDKIANCDMLTAALQKLAAVDMNDADAVLDEMNSLETILDQIQTVLAKKLGNEVGLQSVTALFKDATTVGEGAASTDGFGKGSHGSQEAPRGAVAQGKSYLASWRKLRSKNSGVNLAGMAGGAKNPEVPKDTLVMATLPMTNLPTIRFAKRDISGVVFEGPNAGYMGSLARLFDAVQVLDQIARQVEDPGLKHSSPTHVGLELSARHAAEFFGFYICRFVLTDVMLMLDKFIKRGSEWVLV; translated from the exons ATGAATCCCCAGAGCGACCTGCTGCCGCCCCACGCCCACGGCCGCAAGTCGTCGCGCAGCGGCTCCAtctcgtcgtcgtcggtCGTCACGGTCAAGCGGTCAGCCTCGCTATCGCTGGCGGCACCGGACGCGCACCTCCCGGACCCATCCACCAAACCCCACCCGCGAGCCACACCGCCGCCAGCCCAGGCACGACGGCGGAGCAGCGCAGCCAACGGCGCAGCAGAAGGCATTGGAGCAGAGAGGGATCACCAAGCATCGGGCACCTTGTCCACCACAAACGGCAACGTGAACCGCTGGTCCCAGAGCACCGCGGGCAGCACCC AGCCTCGTCAATGGAGCTGCACCGCACCCCGTCTCGCCCCCCCCGCACCGCCTCTAGGACGCAGGCCGCTTCTCGCTCGCCCACGAGTTCCCCCCCGCGCGCGCCCGCGATCCCCCGTATACGattcttcttcttcttcctcacTCCAGGCGGTGACGGCAGCACCCGCCCCCAGGAAACCCTCGCTGGGCCCAGTGCTGCTGCCCTCGTCCGTCTACGACCCAAATACCCCGACGAGCGCCTCGACGACCAACTCGCCCTCGGCATCCAGTCTCTTCACCCCGACGCTAATCACCGGTTACCAGCAGCGGGATTATTTCAACTCCAAACCCGCCCCTGTGCCTCAGCCGCAGACGCAGCGCCCGCCCTCGCGCACCCACGTGGACAAGGTGCTGGGCAAGTCTCCCCTCGGGTCGCCAGGCCCGCACGACGCCGACGCAAGGTACGAGGTAACTCCGGGCTCAGCTCGGCCCTCTACAGTACGACCGCCTTCGGTCGCTGCAGCGGCAACTCGAGATTCCGCCCAAAAGCCCCCACCCACTGTAGGCCACAGGCAGATCGCCTCCCGCGACCATTCCCGGACGCAGAGCAGAGAGCAGTTCCGCAGCGCTAGTCGCACCCAGGCCCGTAGCCCTACCAGAGAACACCTGCGCACCGAAAGCAACGCCAGCGCCAGACTGGAGGACGGCTACCAGGGCACTCCCCCTCGCACCCGCGAGCGGCGGGAAAAGGACAAGAAGACAATGTTGTCCCGGGCCCTGCAAAAGGCAAACACGGCCGTCCTGCTCGACAATGCACAGAACTTCGAGGGTGCCATGGAGGCGTACGAGGATGCGTGCAAACTACTGCAGCAGGTCATGATTCGCAGCTCACAGGAGGAGGACCGCCGGAAACTGGATGCTATT CGGGTTACATACACCAACAGAATAGAAGAGCTACGCCGTCTAGACCCTAGCTATACCAACAACAGCGGCAAGTCATTACCTGCTCGCCCCATGAGCGGGGAGTCGCTGGACGAACACCGCTCAATGCTTATgctcgacgacgacgagcCCGCAGTGATCCACACTGCTTCTGTATCCCGTATAGTCAACGACCCCTCTGTATACGACAACCCCGAGCCCGAGAAGCGGGCCCCCTCACAACAATCACTGCAATCACAACAACTACCCTTCCGCAAGGGCCTCGAAAGTCCTCGTGAGTCAGTCATATCGACCGCCATTCGGGATGTGCAGAGAGGCCTCCAAACTCCACAATTCAATTTACAGCCTCCACCTGGCCGACTGGCCCCTTCCGCATCCTCTGCGCGCTCCTCCGCTGCAGAGTCGGCAATGGACCGCATGTACATGCCTCCGCCGCTGTCGCCAAACCGGTCAAAATCACCACTCCTCACTTCCAAATCGGATCACGAATCAAACGAGCCCAGTCGGTTACTACAACCCGAGCAGGCGGCTCAGGGGACCCACCGACGAGTGCAGAGCAACGAATCAACATCATGGCTGGACACCATAGACGAATCCGGGGGATCATCGTGCTCGTCCTCGGTACATTCATTGTCACCAGAAGGAGTGCGCCGGAAACACCTACGAAACCCAAGCGGAGGGACCGAAGCAGAATTTGACGCCGCGCTCGATGCTGCCGTCGAAGCTGCGTATGATGATGGCTACGAACCTTACGATGACGATTTATCAACGCCAGGCGATTTGATAGCGACTAAACTGCGAAATGTCGAACTAGCAAAGGAACGCGTACGTGAAGCAGAACGAGAAGAGGCTATTTTGGCGGCCAGATATCGCTACAAGGAGACACAGCTCCGGAACGATGCGTTACCCCACGTACGCGAAAGTGCCGAGATGAGGTTCAATGACGAGGCGGACGAGGAAGAGCGGTTACTAGATGAGATGACTAGGGAGTACATGCTAGATGGCTTTGACTTTGACCTACAGACCAAGTCATCATTACCCCGCCAGTCTGACTCGAGTGGCTTTTCTGGAAGCACGTACAACAGCTCAGTGTCCTCGCACAGGACGACGGGTGGAACGTCGCTCTCCACGGTTGCAGAAGTGATACACCCGCCATCAAAGCAGCCTCCCGTACATTCCCCTCCCGCAATTCCTGCTCCATTAGGCGCCTTGCCTGCCTTGCCCCCGGTCCCGGAGACACAAGCAGCGCAAACGATAGACACTGCAGAAATTACCCCACGGCCCACTACCGCAACCAAGGACAGTGCCTCGGTACGGAGTCGCAGACTATCAGGACAAAACGCCAAACAATTAAAGATCGAGACATCTGTACAACCAGTCCCACCCGCGCCGCATACCGAGAAACCCCCGGTACCACCCAAGGAGGTCCCAACAGACCTTCCGCCCCAACCCAAGTCTGCTGCCGCATCTTTCAACACTACCAAGCCAATACTGCCTGCGCTATCGCAAGTCTCCCAGCAAGCCGGTCTCTCGGCCCCATCACCGCAACCTACCCTCTATAGTCCCGCAGAGACTATTGCCACTGTGTCACCAGCTACGCCAGCGCTCAGCTACGCCGCTTCCAACGACCCCGGCCTTGTGCCAGGTTCGCCCAAGACCGGAAAGACGTCAGCGCTAGGAATCAGGAAGAACAAGTCTTCTCTTAGTCTAAAGCAGCGTAATCTGTCAATATCCAGTCCCGATGGCTCGGATGTGTCCATCGGTACGCCGCTCAGCACTACCTTTTCCATTACAGGACGGAAACCAAGCAATGCCGGTCTACCGCTGCCGACCCCGAGTCTCCCCACATTCAACGTCGATGGACTACCGAGCGGAGGGATGCACCTGTTCGAGAGCGATATCCACTCGCCTTTCTCACCTGGGTCGCCAAGTCCAGCAATCACAAACGCACCGATACCTCTTGAGCCGTGCCCAGATTCGTACCTCCTCCGACCGTTCTGGCTAATGCGGTGCTTCTACCAGACGATTGCGCATCCCCGTGGTGGATACCTTTCGACCAAGCTCTTCATTCCCCGCGATGTCTGGCGAGTCAAGGGCGTCAAGTTAAAGAACGTCGAAGACAAGATTGCCAACTGCGACATGCTGACAGCTGCTCTGCAGAAGCTAGCTGCTGTAGACATGAACGACGCAGATGCCGTCTTGGACGAAATGAACTCTCTGGAGACGATACTCGACCAAATACAGACTGTGCTCGCAAAGAAGCTCGGCAACGAAGTCGGCCTACAATCAGTCACTGCCCTTTTCAAAGACGCAACTACCGTCGGCGAAGGGGCCGCATCTACGGACGGCTTCGGCAAGGGCTCGCATGGGTCGCAGGAGGCACCCAGGGGCGCCGTGGCACAGGGCAAGTCTTATCTCGCTTCCTGGCGCAAACTCCGTTCCAAGAACTCTGGCGTCAATCTCGCGGGTATGGCGGGCGGTGCAAAAAATCCCGAGGTGCCCAAAGATACGCTCGTCATGGCAACGCTGCCTATGACCAATCTACCTACGATCCGCTTCGCTAAGAGAGACATTTCTGGTGTCGTGTTTGAGGGCCCGAATGCGGGCTACATGGGTTCCTTGGCGCGCTTGTTTGATGCAGTCCAAGTACTGG ATCAAATCGCCCGCCAAGTCGAAGACCCAGGCCTCAAACACTCATCCCCCACACACGTCGGTCTCGAACTGTCTGCCCGCCATGCCGCAGAATTCTTCGGCTTCTACATCTGTCGCTTCGTCCTTACCGACGTAATGCTCATGCTGGATAAATTTATCAAAAGGGGCAGTGAGTGGGTTCTGGTTTAA